In Virgibacillus sp. NKC19-16, a single genomic region encodes these proteins:
- a CDS encoding type IV toxin-antitoxin system AbiEi family antitoxin domain-containing protein, whose product MDYRSELLNVVKENNGLVLTKDVEGSGIPRHYLTTLVRENVLDRVGHGVYISREAFEDEMYILQARNKSVIFSHETALYLHDLTDRDPLQLVVTIPTSNNGTKLKEDGGKVYKIKRELQTLGMMEAETVYGRPVTIYNKERTICDLVRSRSSIDIAVLNEGIKRYLESNDRNIPLLLRYADKFNVQRILRNYLEILL is encoded by the coding sequence ATGGATTATCGTTCGGAATTATTAAATGTGGTCAAAGAAAATAATGGATTAGTTCTTACTAAAGATGTAGAAGGTTCCGGGATTCCACGACATTATTTAACTACGCTGGTGAGGGAGAATGTACTGGATAGGGTTGGTCATGGCGTTTACATTTCCCGTGAGGCTTTTGAGGATGAGATGTACATTCTGCAAGCAAGGAATAAGAGTGTTATTTTTTCCCATGAAACGGCACTTTACCTCCATGATCTAACAGACAGGGATCCGCTTCAATTAGTTGTGACGATTCCAACTTCCAATAACGGGACTAAATTGAAAGAAGATGGGGGTAAGGTTTATAAAATAAAGAGGGAACTTCAGACCCTGGGGATGATGGAAGCAGAAACTGTCTACGGAAGGCCTGTTACGATTTACAATAAAGAAAGAACAATTTGTGATCTTGTAAGGAGTAGAAGCAGCATCGATATTGCTGTTTTAAATGAAGGCATCAAGCGATATTTGGAAAGCAATGATAGAAACATTCCCCTGTTATTGAGATACGCTGATAAATTTAATGTCCAACGAATTTTAAGAAATTACTTGGAGATATTGTTATGA
- a CDS encoding C40 family peptidase, whose product MANKKILMSVTASAAIASAIFAAEEAEAASHKVQSGDSLWAIAQQYSTSVSQLKSINNLSGDLIFPNQVIETSTQSSSSNSNNNSSSNSSTYTVKRGDTLSGIASEHNVSISDLMDWNNLDTTLIYPGNVFTVTSGGSSGSSSGSSSGGSSSGDSGSSSGGSSSGSSVYTVKSGDTLSEIAVQHGVSVSNLRDWNNLSSSLIVIGQQLSINGSSSGSSGSSGSSSGSDSSNGGGSSAPSDVDYNVDQLINAAKAQMGTPYVWGGSTTSGFDCSGFIYYAYKQAGMDISRTNTQGYYDRSYDVSNPQVGDLVFFEGTYKAGISHMGIYLGDGDFIHAGSSTGVTISNVNDPYYWSKHFEGYKRFY is encoded by the coding sequence ATGGCCAACAAAAAGATACTTATGTCAGTAACTGCAAGTGCAGCAATTGCATCGGCAATTTTCGCGGCAGAAGAAGCAGAAGCAGCGTCGCACAAGGTCCAAAGCGGAGACTCGTTATGGGCGATCGCACAGCAATACAGCACCAGTGTTTCCCAATTGAAATCGATCAACAACTTGTCTGGAGACCTGATTTTTCCGAACCAGGTAATCGAAACAAGTACCCAATCATCGTCCTCTAACTCTAACAATAATAGTAGCAGCAATTCATCTACATACACGGTAAAACGTGGTGACACCCTTAGCGGCATCGCATCAGAACACAATGTTTCCATATCTGACTTGATGGACTGGAATAACTTAGATACAACGCTGATTTATCCGGGGAATGTTTTTACAGTGACTAGCGGTGGATCCTCCGGTAGCAGTTCAGGATCAAGTTCTGGTGGATCCTCTAGCGGTGACTCCGGATCGAGTTCAGGCGGATCATCATCCGGTAGCAGTGTTTACACCGTTAAATCAGGTGATACACTATCCGAAATCGCGGTACAACACGGCGTCAGCGTCTCCAACTTGAGAGACTGGAACAACTTGAGCTCAAGTTTAATTGTGATCGGACAGCAACTGAGCATCAATGGAAGTTCCAGTGGCTCTAGTGGCAGCTCCGGTTCAAGCTCGGGATCTGACAGCAGCAACGGCGGCGGATCAAGCGCACCATCAGACGTCGACTACAATGTCGACCAACTGATCAACGCGGCGAAAGCTCAAATGGGCACACCCTACGTATGGGGCGGCTCCACAACAAGCGGATTCGACTGCAGTGGCTTCATCTACTATGCATACAAACAAGCAGGCATGGACATCAGCCGCACAAACACCCAAGGATACTATGACCGTTCATACGACGTGAGCAACCCACAAGTAGGCGACCTCGTATTCTTTGAAGGCACCTACAAAGCAGGCATCTCCCACATGGGAATCTACCTCGGCGACGGTGACTTCATCCATGCAGGATCATCTACCGGTGTAACAATTTCGAATGTTAATGATCCTTATTATTGGAGTAAGCATTTTGAGGGGTATAAGCGGTTTTATTAA
- a CDS encoding Rpn family recombination-promoting nuclease/putative transposase: MRSTLLKRIPLERLMDLKIDYAFKQLFGNEKNKNITIVFLNAILQRTGRDRIKDISFSNTESSAEYVDDKQSRLDLLVVTDADERINVEIQFTNKHHMIKRSIYYWSKVYQSPLKKGMAYSELQPSIAINILNFDLLDQTERFHTSYHLYEDEEKFKLTNVMEFHFIEMSKLIRDWKQDKLNPWNDVLARWLLMLGMVDRRNGKVYDDIFKELEEIAMKDETLRTAFQNWEHLSSSEDEYFAYEARLKHIFDEEAAQREAELRVQEEKQNEKEETARRLLASGADIKTIIVATELEKERVIEIKRKMQLP; this comes from the coding sequence ATGCGATCAACATTACTGAAACGAATACCGCTTGAACGATTAATGGATTTGAAAATCGACTATGCTTTCAAACAGCTATTTGGCAATGAGAAAAATAAAAATATCACGATTGTTTTTCTAAATGCTATTTTACAAAGGACAGGGCGGGATCGCATCAAAGACATCTCATTTTCCAATACGGAATCCAGCGCTGAATATGTCGATGACAAGCAATCCAGATTAGATTTGTTAGTTGTTACAGACGCTGACGAAAGGATCAATGTGGAAATTCAATTTACTAATAAACACCATATGATTAAGCGCTCCATTTATTACTGGTCTAAAGTATATCAATCGCCGTTGAAAAAAGGGATGGCTTATAGCGAATTGCAACCATCGATCGCCATTAACATTCTGAATTTTGATTTATTGGATCAAACGGAGCGCTTTCACACATCATATCACTTATATGAGGATGAAGAAAAATTTAAATTAACCAATGTCATGGAATTTCATTTTATAGAAATGTCAAAACTAATAAGAGATTGGAAACAAGACAAACTAAATCCATGGAATGACGTCTTGGCCAGATGGTTGTTGATGCTCGGTATGGTAGACCGCCGAAATGGCAAAGTCTACGATGACATTTTCAAGGAATTGGAGGAAATAGCCATGAAAGACGAAACATTACGTACCGCCTTCCAAAACTGGGAACATCTAAGTAGCTCAGAGGATGAATACTTTGCTTATGAAGCACGTTTGAAACATATTTTCGATGAAGAAGCTGCGCAGCGGGAAGCTGAGTTGCGGGTGCAGGAAGAGAAACAAAATGAAAAAGAAGAAACCGCCCGACGTCTTTTAGCGAGTGGTGCGGACATCAAAACCATTATTGTTGCTACAGAACTTGAAAAAGAGCGAGTCATTGAAATTAAAAGGAAGATGCAGTTACCATGA
- a CDS encoding tyrosine-protein phosphatase has product MIDIHCHILPGVDDGAVSLPESLAMAREAANEGIQKIIATPHHQNGSYMNPGANIIGATDYLNGKLQKEQIPVQILPGQETRIYGDIIEDIKRGDILPLNGDSGYVLVELPSNHVPGYTTQLLFDMQIAGYKPIIAHPEKNHEILENPDKLYRIVKNGALTQISASSLIGKAGRKIQRFSHQLLETNQVHFMGSDAHNNKRRGFYLRQAYSEVRKSHGNTLEYQLMENSEALLIGNKIQMDAPERISLKKKWGLFKV; this is encoded by the coding sequence ATGATCGATATTCATTGTCACATTTTGCCGGGCGTAGATGATGGCGCTGTTTCATTACCAGAGAGTCTTGCAATGGCGCGGGAAGCTGCTAATGAGGGAATACAGAAAATAATTGCTACACCACATCATCAAAATGGATCGTATATGAACCCGGGAGCGAACATTATTGGAGCAACGGATTATTTGAATGGAAAGCTTCAAAAGGAGCAGATTCCAGTGCAGATACTCCCAGGTCAGGAAACGCGAATTTACGGGGATATAATTGAAGATATAAAAAGAGGCGACATACTTCCGTTAAACGGGGATAGTGGATATGTATTGGTGGAATTGCCGTCTAATCATGTTCCCGGGTATACGACGCAACTATTGTTTGATATGCAAATCGCAGGATACAAGCCGATCATTGCCCATCCAGAAAAGAATCATGAAATTCTGGAGAATCCTGATAAGCTGTATCGAATTGTAAAAAATGGTGCATTAACACAAATTAGCGCGTCTAGTTTGATTGGGAAAGCCGGGAGGAAAATTCAACGTTTTTCCCATCAGTTACTCGAAACAAATCAGGTTCACTTTATGGGGTCCGATGCACATAATAATAAACGGCGCGGGTTTTACTTGCGTCAAGCTTATTCGGAAGTTAGAAAGAGCCATGGAAATACACTTGAATATCAGTTGATGGAAAATAGCGAAGCACTTCTTATTGGCAATAAGATTCAAATGGATGCGCCTGAGCGAATCTCCTTAAAAAAGAAATGGGGTTTATTTAAGGTATAG
- a CDS encoding CpsD/CapB family tyrosine-protein kinase, with the protein MARKKKKNQSRQNKMRYLITKLSPRSPVSEQYRTVRTNLQFSAVDADLKSMVVTSAGPGEGKSMTTANLAVVYAQQGKRVLLIDSDLRKPTVHYTFRVDNLKGLSNYLVGGDALTDVATPSDVDNLDIISCGPIPPNPSELLASKRMEKLMEEARQAYDIIIFDTPPVLAVADAQILSSMCDGAILVVRSKETEYEGANKAIESLQAVNAKILGTILNDRTKQDSNYYYYYGQ; encoded by the coding sequence ATGGCTCGCAAAAAGAAAAAGAATCAGTCTAGACAAAATAAAATGCGGTATTTAATTACAAAATTAAGCCCTCGCTCGCCGGTGTCTGAGCAATATCGAACGGTTCGTACAAATTTACAGTTCTCAGCGGTGGACGCGGATCTGAAATCAATGGTTGTCACGTCAGCTGGACCGGGCGAAGGGAAATCGATGACCACAGCCAATTTAGCGGTTGTTTATGCACAACAAGGTAAAAGAGTTCTTTTAATAGATTCTGATCTGCGTAAGCCAACGGTTCATTACACATTTCGTGTAGACAATCTTAAAGGATTAAGCAACTACCTTGTGGGGGGCGATGCGCTAACAGACGTGGCTACACCAAGTGATGTAGATAATTTAGATATTATCTCTTGTGGGCCAATCCCACCGAATCCATCTGAGCTACTTGCATCGAAGCGAATGGAGAAACTGATGGAAGAAGCAAGGCAAGCCTATGACATCATTATATTTGATACACCCCCAGTGTTAGCTGTTGCAGATGCGCAAATTCTCTCTAGTATGTGTGATGGCGCGATTCTGGTTGTACGGAGTAAAGAAACGGAATATGAAGGAGCAAATAAGGCAATCGAATCACTGCAAGCAGTGAATGCGAAAATTTTAGGCACGATTCTAAATGATCGTACCAAACAAGATTCCAATTACTATTATTACTATGGTCAATAA
- the iscB gene encoding RNA-guided endonuclease IscB: MIVFVINKHGNPLMPCKPRKARVLLKEKKAKIVSHNPFTIQLLYGSSGYTQEVNIGVDLGAKHVGIAITSDDKVLAKGELELRQDVKAAIDTRRTYRRSRRNRKTRYRKPRFQNRSREKGWLPPSIQSRVENTFFWIDKFYNLVPNPSLAIEVGKFDVQKMIDPDIAGVSYQQGQTYGYMKQPATLQDLQGQVVLTSRLLMGNISPCPIKAINRLVSRI, encoded by the coding sequence ATGATAGTGTTCGTTATCAACAAGCACGGCAATCCTTTGATGCCTTGTAAACCAAGGAAAGCTCGGGTTTTACTGAAAGAAAAGAAAGCAAAGATTGTATCTCACAACCCTTTTACGATTCAATTACTGTATGGAAGCAGTGGATATACGCAAGAAGTGAATATCGGGGTGGATCTGGGAGCCAAACATGTTGGCATCGCTATTACAAGTGACGACAAGGTGCTAGCTAAAGGGGAACTGGAATTGCGTCAGGATGTCAAAGCTGCGATTGATACCAGAAGAACTTACAGGCGATCCAGAAGAAACCGGAAAACGCGTTATCGCAAGCCGCGCTTTCAAAACCGCAGCCGGGAGAAAGGATGGTTGCCGCCAAGTATCCAAAGCCGGGTGGAAAACACCTTCTTTTGGATCGACAAGTTTTACAATCTTGTGCCAAATCCTTCGTTAGCCATAGAGGTTGGCAAATTCGATGTGCAAAAGATGATCGACCCGGATATTGCCGGCGTGTCCTACCAACAGGGTCAGACGTATGGCTATATGAAGCAACCGGCTACATTACAGGATTTACAGGGACAAGTGGTGCTTACGTCAAGACTATTGATGGGGAATATATCACCATGCCCAATAAAAGCTATAAACAGGTTGGTCTCAAGGATTTGA
- a CDS encoding YveK family protein, translated as MEETISLKEIFEVIKKRFWLIVAFVLGAALIAAVVSYFVLTPTYENSSQFLVNQSSDQNGEEQFNSSDIQTNVELINTYNVIIKSPAILDNVIEALDLNMTSGALSNKIEVSSAEQSQVVTVTATDPSPELATNIANSTVEIFQDEIPDIMNVDNVTILTEAGLSENPSPVAPNPLLNIAIAIVLGGMVGIGLAFLLEYLDNTIKSEDDIEKNLEVPVLGVISHIDDDDIHVEQLKQAQYNTRRGGFDGSQKEKESV; from the coding sequence ATGGAAGAAACGATTTCCCTCAAGGAAATATTTGAGGTCATTAAAAAACGCTTTTGGCTTATCGTCGCTTTTGTTTTAGGGGCGGCATTAATTGCGGCTGTTGTTAGTTATTTTGTTTTGACCCCAACCTATGAAAATAGTTCACAATTTCTTGTGAATCAAAGCAGTGACCAGAACGGCGAGGAACAATTTAATTCATCTGATATCCAGACGAATGTTGAACTCATAAATACGTATAATGTTATTATTAAAAGTCCGGCTATTTTAGATAACGTCATTGAAGCATTAGATTTAAATATGACAAGTGGGGCACTTTCAAACAAGATTGAAGTATCGAGCGCGGAACAATCGCAAGTCGTAACTGTTACTGCAACAGATCCCAGTCCAGAGCTGGCTACGAATATAGCGAATTCAACGGTAGAAATCTTCCAGGATGAAATTCCTGATATCATGAATGTTGATAATGTCACGATATTGACAGAGGCAGGATTGTCCGAGAATCCTTCGCCAGTTGCGCCTAATCCGCTTCTCAACATCGCGATTGCAATTGTATTAGGTGGCATGGTCGGCATAGGACTAGCATTCTTACTGGAATATCTGGATAACACGATTAAATCTGAAGATGATATTGAGAAAAATTTAGAAGTACCTGTGCTTGGAGTTATCTCACATATTGACGATGATGATATTCATGTGGAGCAATTGAAGCAGGCGCAATACAACACGAGAAGGGGTGGCTTTGATGGCTCGCAAAAAGAAAAAGAATCAGTCTAG
- a CDS encoding nuclease-related domain-containing protein — translation MITNKVMKKRTKPLILKKYKALLPRLHPNFPRLADVRHEDNKSKKGYEGELEVDYHLEPLSREYTILQDVCLQVQGKTFQMHNLVITQQAINIVDVKNYNGTIIFDTPLDQFTRDDGAVETGFSHPITQVQLQKSNLQQWLLERNFPNIPINYFIAISDPSTIIKVEGDKEKIAEVSGTEQIFLKKLSM, via the coding sequence ATGATTACGAATAAAGTTATGAAAAAACGAACCAAACCACTCATACTTAAAAAATACAAAGCCCTCCTTCCGCGCTTGCACCCAAATTTCCCGCGTCTAGCTGATGTGCGGCATGAAGACAATAAAAGCAAGAAGGGCTACGAGGGCGAGTTAGAAGTTGATTATCATCTTGAACCGTTGTCTCGTGAATACACGATTCTACAGGATGTTTGTCTGCAGGTACAGGGGAAGACGTTTCAAATGCACAACCTTGTGATTACGCAGCAGGCAATCAACATTGTCGATGTGAAAAATTATAATGGGACGATTATTTTTGATACCCCGCTCGATCAATTTACCCGCGACGATGGCGCAGTTGAGACTGGCTTCAGTCACCCCATCACTCAGGTCCAACTCCAAAAATCTAACCTTCAACAATGGCTTCTAGAGAGGAACTTCCCTAACATTCCCATTAATTATTTCATTGCAATTAGCGACCCAAGCACGATTATAAAAGTCGAGGGCGATAAAGAAAAAATAGCTGAGGTGTCGGGCACGGAGCAAATATTCCTAAAAAAATTATCGATGTGA
- a CDS encoding tyrosine-protein phosphatase, which translates to MIDIHSHILPGVDDGAKTEADSLAMAKAAINEGIDTIIATPHHRNGQFENDRQMILTNVSILNDLFVDEDIPLTVLPGQEVRINGDMIEDINNGELLALNNTKYLFVEFPSDHVPRYAKQMLFDIQVTGFTPIIVHPERNRELLEHPSRLYEFVRKGALTQVTAGSVVGKFGKSIQKFSNQLIEANQTHFIASDAHNTTTRGFLMDEAFQDVKKTHGADYFYMFYENSQLLVGNMNVNRMEPEMIRKKKFLGLF; encoded by the coding sequence ATGATCGATATTCATAGTCATATATTGCCTGGTGTCGATGATGGGGCGAAAACGGAAGCGGACAGTCTAGCGATGGCTAAAGCGGCTATCAATGAAGGAATTGATACCATCATCGCAACTCCTCATCATCGCAATGGACAATTTGAAAATGATCGTCAAATGATTTTAACGAATGTATCTATTTTAAATGATCTTTTCGTCGATGAGGATATCCCACTCACTGTACTACCTGGCCAGGAAGTGCGGATAAACGGGGACATGATTGAAGATATTAATAACGGAGAGCTTCTCGCATTAAACAACACAAAGTATCTATTTGTCGAATTCCCGTCTGATCATGTACCTAGATATGCGAAGCAGATGCTATTTGATATTCAAGTGACAGGCTTCACACCGATTATTGTGCATCCGGAACGGAATCGAGAACTTCTTGAACATCCTTCCAGATTGTATGAATTTGTGCGCAAAGGGGCACTAACTCAAGTTACCGCAGGAAGTGTTGTCGGCAAGTTCGGTAAAAGCATCCAGAAATTTTCTAATCAATTGATTGAAGCGAACCAAACGCATTTTATTGCTTCGGATGCGCATAATACGACTACGCGTGGATTTTTGATGGATGAAGCATTCCAGGATGTAAAGAAAACCCATGGCGCGGATTATTTTTATATGTTCTATGAAAATAGTCAACTCCTTGTTGGCAACATGAATGTAAATCGGATGGAGCCTGAGATGATTAGGAAGAAGAAATTTTTGGGATTGTTTTAG
- a CDS encoding response regulator transcription factor, producing the protein MIEIMIVENQRLLREGVEAIIDQTNDIRVMETAENGETAIQKIKETQIDVVLMDSHMPDMDGIVTMVYLKEKYPLIKVIMLTEDLEEDFVITGINAGVDAFLYKNLYADTLTQTIRATYRCDIVLSGKIAQIITAKIWELTFDREQLLAKRLEIRGYKFTKRELDIMYLLKNRYTNQQIAEEILLGVGTIKNYISGIYDKLNVQNRKEAIDLLRLLERNK; encoded by the coding sequence TTGATAGAAATTATGATTGTAGAAAATCAGCGACTGCTTCGGGAAGGGGTCGAGGCGATCATTGATCAAACAAATGATATCCGCGTAATGGAAACAGCAGAAAACGGTGAGACTGCTATTCAAAAAATAAAAGAAACCCAAATAGATGTTGTATTGATGGACAGCCATATGCCGGACATGGACGGGATCGTCACAATGGTATATTTAAAAGAGAAATACCCTTTGATAAAAGTTATCATGTTAACAGAGGATCTAGAGGAAGACTTTGTGATAACTGGTATAAATGCCGGCGTAGATGCATTTTTATATAAAAATTTATATGCGGATACACTGACCCAAACGATTAGAGCCACATATAGATGTGATATTGTCCTGTCTGGGAAGATTGCACAGATTATTACGGCTAAAATATGGGAGTTAACATTTGATAGAGAACAGTTACTTGCGAAAAGATTAGAAATCCGCGGATACAAGTTTACAAAGCGTGAGCTAGATATTATGTATTTACTTAAGAATAGATACACGAATCAGCAAATAGCCGAGGAAATTCTTTTAGGCGTTGGAACCATAAAGAATTATATTAGCGGAATATACGACAAGTTGAACGTACAAAATCGCAAAGAAGCCATCGACCTTCTCCGTTTATTAGAACGTAATAAGTGA
- a CDS encoding nucleotidyl transferase AbiEii/AbiGii toxin family protein has product MKSSRQLKDLIKNMAKEKDINSQILLRNYMLERLLERIALSDFRNNFILKGGMLVAAIVGVDMRSTIDMDATMKGFPLTKESIQRAINIILSVPVNDGVTMMLKKTDEIRDEGLYAGFRLSLESRIDNARIPIKVDITTGDQITPKETIYKFKLLLEDRYIDVLAYNIETVMAEKLETMISRGIANTRMRDFYDIYILLKLQESNITPELLTKAVLDTAERRETMFQLMEGTTILEEVLSSEVLYKSWQRFRKKYMYADDITWEAITESVFKLWKMIDFGSEK; this is encoded by the coding sequence ATGAAAAGTTCGAGACAGTTAAAGGACTTAATTAAAAATATGGCAAAGGAAAAGGATATCAATTCGCAGATTCTTCTAAGAAACTATATGCTCGAAAGGCTTCTTGAAAGAATCGCACTATCCGATTTCAGAAATAACTTCATTTTAAAGGGCGGTATGTTAGTTGCAGCAATTGTGGGTGTGGATATGCGATCAACAATAGATATGGATGCAACTATGAAAGGTTTTCCTTTAACGAAGGAATCTATTCAAAGAGCAATCAATATCATCCTTTCTGTACCAGTCAACGATGGTGTAACCATGATGCTCAAAAAAACGGATGAAATACGTGATGAAGGGCTATATGCGGGTTTTAGATTATCACTAGAATCTAGAATAGATAATGCAAGAATTCCAATTAAAGTAGATATAACAACAGGGGACCAAATAACGCCGAAAGAAACTATATATAAGTTTAAGCTGCTATTAGAGGATCGATATATTGATGTTCTTGCATATAATATTGAAACAGTAATGGCTGAGAAACTTGAAACAATGATATCAAGAGGTATTGCTAATACAAGAATGAGAGATTTTTACGATATCTATATTTTATTAAAACTTCAGGAAAGTAATATTACACCTGAATTATTAACAAAAGCAGTGTTAGATACGGCTGAAAGAAGAGAAACAATGTTTCAGCTAATGGAAGGCACTACTATTTTGGAAGAGGTCTTATCAAGTGAAGTATTATATAAATCATGGCAGCGATTTCGAAAAAAGTATATGTATGCGGATGACATTACGTGGGAAGCCATAACAGAATCAGTCTTCAAATTATGGAAGATGATAGATTTCGGGAGTGAAAAATAA